One window of the candidate division KSB1 bacterium genome contains the following:
- a CDS encoding CBS domain-containing protein, producing the protein MDLLKVADVPATTVAKNATVIEAINAMVKNRVGAVAIVEQGLLKGIFTERDVMIRVVQARRNPEATRMSEVMTTPVQTIPANTSIDDALATMLEQHIRHLPITDANGRILGMLSIRNLLQRRVEDLSHELEAVDAYLTADGIGG; encoded by the coding sequence ATGGACCTGCTGAAAGTCGCCGATGTACCGGCAACCACGGTGGCCAAAAACGCCACAGTGATCGAAGCCATCAATGCCATGGTCAAAAATCGCGTGGGCGCGGTGGCCATCGTTGAACAAGGCTTGTTAAAAGGAATTTTTACCGAGCGGGACGTGATGATTCGAGTGGTGCAGGCGCGGCGCAACCCGGAAGCCACGCGCATGTCGGAAGTCATGACCACGCCGGTGCAAACCATTCCGGCGAATACTTCGATCGACGATGCGCTGGCGACGATGCTCGAGCAGCACATTCGGCATCTGCCAATTACTGACGCCAATGGCCGGATTCTCGGCATGTTGTCGATTCGCAATCTGCTGCAGCGCCGCGTCGAAGATTTGAGCCATGAGCTTGAAGCCGTGGATGCTTATTTGACGGCGGACGGCATTGGGGGCTGA